The genomic stretch CGGCGAGAAAAATTACCGGCAGATGATAGCTTTCGGCCAAACCCAGGAAGTGGGCGGCCTTGCTCGCCGCCTCGGCGCTGATGGCGCCCGCAAGCACCGCCGGCTGGTTCGCCACGATCAGGCAGGGATTACCGCCCAGGCGCAACAGCCCGACGATCATCGATCCGCCGTAGAGCGGCTGCAGTTCGAGACATTCGCCGTCATCGGCAAGCAGGCGTACGACACCGGCCATGTCATAGGACCGGGCAGGATGGCGCGGCACCAGATCGAGAATTCCACCCAGTGAACGCTCGCCGCAATCGCCGACCACTTTGCGGGCGGATATTCCCGGGCATTGCCGGGCAGATGCGCCAGGTAGCTGCGAATCAGGCGACAGGCTTCCTCCTCGTTGCGCACCAGGTTATGCACCACGCCCGATACGCTTGCGTGCATGGTCGCTGCCCCGAGTTCGGCCTTGCTCACCTTTTCCCCAAGTGCCGCCTCGACCAGAGGTGGCCCCGCGGCGAACAGCGTCGCGTCCTCAAGGGCGATGACGAAGTCGCACAGCAAGCCGCTCAGCACCCCATGCCCGGCTGACGAGCCGAGCACCAGGGCCAGCGTCGGCACTTCGCCGGAGAGCCGCGCCAACTCCTGAAGGTCGTTGCCGGCATAGGGGTAACGTTCGAGCGCGTTATCGGCACGAGCACCGGCGCCGTCGAGAATCAATAACAGGGGACAGCACTCCTGCCGAGCCAGGGTCGCCAGACGGAGACGCTTTGCAGCCGTGCCGTGACCTATCGAACCGCCGGCGACGGTGAAGTCCTCGCAGGCAAGCAGGAGCGGACGTCCGTCGAGACGGGCCATGCCTGCCACCAGCGCATCGGCCGGGCGCACGGGCTCGCCGCGATAGCTATGCCCGCCGACTAAGGTGCCCAGTTCGATGAAGCTGCCCTCATCCACCAGGAGTTCCACCATTTCGCGCGCATTGCGGCGTCCTGCACGGGCGCGCAGCGCAAGCTTCTCCGCCCCCCCCATGGCGCGCGCAACGCTACGCCGGCGCTCTAGTTCCGCCAGCGACTGCGCCCAATCTTCAGGTATCTGTGCCATATCGTTGCGGCGGATTGTCGCCCCCACCGTCCTGGTGGGAACCGTCCAATCGGACGATATGATTCTCGAAATTGCGCCTACCGGAAATTTATTAACGATATCTATGCACCATGCGGCAGAGCAGCATCCGGTCGCCCATGATTGTTCAGACGACGACAAGTGCGCCGTCCACTCAGTGCCCTAAGCGGAAGTGGCTACGCCCAAAAGCGTCCGCTCAAAGCCATATTAAGCGGGTATCCACAAGCCGCCCTTTGACTGAGGTCATTTAGAGCCCCTGGATAAAATGGGACGCGCATCCGAAGCATTTTTTTGGACGCGCGCCAACAGGGCTGGGTAAGCAGACTCCCGGCCCAGCTTCAAATTTAGGTCGCTACGGTGCTTAAGCCTTACGCCGAAATTCCCTAAGCGACTTACCATAACGATTGCGGAAGGTGCGGCTGAAGTGGGAGCCATCGTTAAACCCATACTCGAAGGCAATCTCAGTGATGGAGCGACGTTTCCCTGACTGGACTTGCAGGGCGTTCCGGCAGCATTCCAATCGATGCTCTAGCAGGTATTGAGAAAAGGTTCGGCCCGTACCGCGCATCAGCATATGCACGTATCGGGTTGAGATGCCACACGTGGCGGCGATGCTTTGCACGTCCAGTTGGGAGTCGTTCAGGCGCTCACCGATATATTCCAGTAACCGCCGCCGCTGGCTATCGATTGGAGGGGTTGGACCCGCCTCGTCACGGCGTAACGTGCGGCTTCATGAGGGATGTCTGCGATTCTCCAGAATGGCCTGTATTGTTTTCCCGTTCCAGTAACGGGGGATCGTCCGTATGGACGGTTTGAGCAACGGCCGGGAAGACTAAAGTGCCTGCGGCCTCCCTGCTGGTCCGAGAGGAAAACGACATGCCTGCTGAAGCTGAAGTTGTCAGTACCGATCCTGCGCGACTATCGTCGGCATTGAGTGCTTGGCTGGCCGCGCGCCATCGGGATGCCCAAGGAATTTCCATCAGCAATGTCCGCAACCCTGCCCAGGGTTTCTCTAACGAGACCCGGCTGCTCGACCTGCACTGGACAAGGAATGGCCAGCCGCAGATGCAACCTCTGGTTCTGCGCATTGAATCCAGGGAGCCGGGCACCTTTCCCGAGTA from Betaproteobacteria bacterium encodes the following:
- a CDS encoding helix-turn-helix transcriptional regulator gives rise to the protein MQSIAATCGISTRYVHMLMRGTGRTFSQYLLEHRLECCRNALQVQSGKRRSITEIAFEYGFNDGSHFSRTFRNRYGKSLREFRRKA